A stretch of Episyrphus balteatus chromosome 2, idEpiBalt1.1, whole genome shotgun sequence DNA encodes these proteins:
- the LOC129911208 gene encoding uncharacterized protein LOC129911208, with product MIQACCYYLFLLFTCVLSYPSIHMNHDKFELTNEFLSEHFGSEFEDAIHFDLHQSDIINPGNTLSKHLSERRNNGNFKRSTYVMHIPQLARHQNYTQDNLIKVKLLHPDELEALERGMKQREMHKSARLPMVSNGPAMAYHYSDRNSLHPHFPRKTHHDIINQNQQHISKPYESELGYQQLPIRPMLPSYEKTMIESLQPSQETKMISQHSEEKTFDSLRPGSFDKASKAQSLPVSEQQSFEKIAQHLNEKLTETVANNTQNHVTDKTRPTNEIPRPFYDVTRPQHINNQPTFEIVQTTFAKKSNLPFQERKFFNEPKPMDEIEKQTRYGKIEDSFLRKMMPQEKIATFDFNQQPLNFRSPKWFLEFKQKLSPDDAREREHENQGLTQSGN from the exons ATGATTCAAGCTTGTTGTTACTACTTGTTTCTGTTGTTTACGTGT GTCTTATCGTACCCATCAATTCATATGAACCATGACAAATTTGAACTTACCAATGAATTTTTGAGTGAACACTTTGGTTCAGAATTCGAAGATGCCATTCATTTTGATCTTCATCAATCGGATATCATTAATCCAGGAAATACGCTGAGTAAACATTTATCTGAGAGGAGGAATAATGGAAATTTCAAAAGATCGACGTATGTCATGCATATTCCACAACTTGCAAGGCATCAAAATTACACACAAGACAATTTGATAAAAGTGAAACTTCTACATCCGGATGAACTCGAAGCTTTGGAAAGAGGAATGAAGCAAAGGGAAATGCATAAAAGCGCAAGATTACCAATGGTTTCAAATGGACCAGCTATGGCTTACCATTACAGTGACCGGAACAGTTTGCATCCACACTTTCCGCGAAAAACTCATCACGATATTATAAATCAAAATCAACAACATATAAGTAAACCATATGAATCTGAACTAGGATATCAACAGCTCCCAATTCGTCCAATGCTACCTTCATATGAGAAGACAATGATTGAATCCTTACAGCCTTCACAAGAAACCAAAATGATTTCACAACATTCAGAAGAAAAAACGTTTGATTCATTGCGACCAGGTTCTTTTGATAAGGCTTCTAAAGCCCAGTCACTTCCGGTTTCTGAACAGCAATCATTTGAGAAGATTGCTCaacatttgaatgaaaaattaacTGAGACTGTGGCTAATAACACACAAAATCATGTAACTGATAAGACGCGACCCACAAATGAAATTCCAAGACCGTTTTATGATGTTACAAGGCCTCAGCACATAAACAATCAACCAACTTTTGAGATAGTTCAAACAACATTTGCAAAAAAGAGTAATCTTCCGTttcaagaaagaaaattctttaacGAACCAAAGCCAATGGATGAAATAGAAAAACAGACTCGGTATGGAAAAATTGAAGATTCATTCTTACGTAAAATGATGCCTCAAGAGAAAATAGCAACATTTGATTTCAATCAGCAACCCTTGAATTTCAGGAGTCCAAAgtggtttttggaatttaaacAGAAATTATCACCTGACGATGCACGTGAGAGAGAACATGAAAATCAAGGTTTAACACAATCTGGGAACTAA
- the LOC129911209 gene encoding chorion protein S36 codes for MKFRFFIAVVAAIAPLSLCQQPFVLNQLNGLDLSSLGISNSQSQAQAQAQAQAQSSTYQDQSNVGFANVNAQQLQSYLNALQPGLPAAAGVPAIAGVNVLSGLGPQGSSSPLPAYNPYANQEAIQESLSETNLAARIRQGAIQVVPPNLSAQAVLQSMHVPVQGRYGNRIYATAPLPPTVVTQPGSPVIQISSGPAAEVRAAPVIYRQPPSVVFQNEIITRQPAPLSLNPVYVKVYKPGKKAIVPNQAPLVPAF; via the exons ATGAAGTTCAGATTTTTTATCGCGGTGGTTGCAGCCATAGCACCg CTATCACTTTGTCAACAACCCTTTGTATTGAACCAGCTAAACGGACTTGATCTTAGCAGTCTTGGCATCTCCAATAGCCAATCACAAGCTCAAGCCCAAGCTCAGGCACAAGCTCAATCCAGCACATACCAGGATCAATCAAATGTTGGTTTTGCCAATGTCAATGCTCAGCAATTGCAATCATACTTGAATGCTTTGCAACCTGGCCTACCAGCAGCAGCTGGTGTGCCCGCAATTGCTGGAGTTAATGTTTTGTCTGGACTTGGACCACAGGGGTCTTCATCACCTCTCCCAGCTTACAATCCTTATGCCAATCAGGAAGCTATCCAAGAATCTTTGTCTGAAACCAACTTGGCTGCCCGAATTCGTCAAGGAGCTATCCAAGTTGTGCCACCAAATCTGTCAGCTCAAGCTGTTCTTCAATCTATGCATGTTCCAGTTCAAGGACGTTATGGCAATAGAATTTACGCCACCGCACCATTGCCACCAACTGTTGTCACACAACCCGGTTCGCCAGTCATCCAAATCAGCAGTGGACCAGCTGCTGAAGTTAGAGCTGCTCCAGTCATCTACAGACAGCCACCAAGTGttgttttccaaaatgaaatcaTCACTAGACAGCCAGCACCACTTAGTCTGAACCCAGTTTACGTTAAGGTCTACAAGCCAGGCAAGAAAGCCATTGTACCAAATCAAGCTCCATTAGTGCCAGCTTTCTAa
- the LOC129909573 gene encoding uncharacterized protein LOC129909573, whose translation MKPMFVLFGALVCLILVSNASAQCLCASKGMDFCSCAAAPPAVRPVPKVVPRLPLAKFPPIGDSCWCGKQVVEPAIPPKPSCKVCDTFEWLSTLKTLLTKKLLNTAIEVKKKCIGHMQTKLDKIEQLAALAVAPPPLPPAELPLAPLPEPALPPSLLFAAPKPAIPLALLPAAPAPPPTPALPAYSYCSSSQKNTYNTTTNGNYILNVAHELVRPYKKKTKIPPAPPCKCSCSCAPATAPALPPRAPTCFDSFLPPSAPPAAALAVARPPGVPADPLSISMALTARKSFAVPEAKLSYGPVAAPLNYMNVRRIYMSNIPEEKLFGLNGQIIEVKKKFPAPTKAELLAEAIEEAEEEAAAAVAAPAPYLSYSDIGYGPALIKKPLFMRLSAQATPALGLAVGPKPLLTGCGYVPGKISQAPEYLEQPLAYEAPCL comes from the exons ATGAAGCCAATGTTTGTACTGTTTGGAGCCTTGGTGTGTCTTATTCTAGTCAGCAAt GCTTCTGCACAATGTCTTTGTGCTTCCAAAGGAATGGATTTTTGTTCCTGTGCTGCTGCCCCACCAGCTGTTCGTCCCGTACCAAAAGTCGTACCACGACTTCCTTTAGCTAAATTTCCACCAATCGGAGATAGCTGTTGGTGTGGCAAACAAGTGGTCGAGCCAGCAATACCTCCAAAACCATCGTGCAAAGTATGTGACACGTTTGAATGGCTTAGTACACTCAAAacacttttaacaaaaaaactccTTAACACTGCCATCGAAGTTAAAAAGAAGTGCATCGGGCATATGCAAACAAAGCTTGATAAAATCGAACAACTTGCTGCATTAGCTGTAGCCCCTCCACCATTACCTCCTGCAGAATTACCTTTAGCACCACTTCCAGAGCCTGCTTTGCCTCCGTCATTGCTCTTTGCTGCTCCAAAGCCTGCAATTCCATTAGCTTTGTTGCCAGCAGCTCCAGCGCCTCCACCAACACCAGCTTTACCAGCTTATTCATATTGTAGTTCAT cacagaaAAACACATACAACACAACCACTAAtggtaattatattttaaacgtTGCACATGAGTTGGTGAGaccgtacaaaaaaaaaaccaaaatc CCCCCTGCCCCACCCTGCAAATGCAGTTGTAGTTGTGCTCCAGCTACAGCCCCAGCTCTACCACCACGAGCTCCAACAtgttttgattctttttt aCCACCTTCAGCCCCACCAGCTGCAGCTTTGGCAGTTGCAAGACCTCCCGGTGTACCAGCAGATCCACTTAGTATCAGTATGGCATTGACAGCGCGAAAAAGTTTTGCCGTACCCGAAGCAAAGCTTAGTTATGGACCTGTAGCCGCTccattaaattatatgaatGTTCGTCGAATCTACATGTCAAATATTCCCGAAGAAAAGTTATTCGGTTTGAATGGTCAAATAATTGAAGTGAAGAAGAAATTCCCAGCACCAACTAAAGCTGAACTTCTTGCCGAAGCTATAGAAGAGGCTGAAGAAGAAGCTGCTGCTGCAGTAGCAGCTCCAGCTCCATACTTGTCATACTCAGATATTGGTTATGGGCCAGCTTTAATTAAGAAACCATTATTTATGCGGTTGAGTGCACAGGCTACACCTGCATTGGGATTGGCGGTGGGGCCAAAACCACTTCTAACAGGTTGTGGATATGTTCCAGGGAAAATTTCACAAGCTCCAGAGTATCTGGAGCAGCCGTTAGCTTATGAAGCTCCATGCTTGTAG
- the LOC129911210 gene encoding chorion protein S38 has translation MNTFSLLFQVVIAIVAVNCQQQFVQQFPTPCSGNVVGQFDQQLLDSQSGAAASASASSDSSSQNSLFSNNGQLVTGPGAVSGPIVGGIGGPIGGPLAGSIGGPLSGPLTGPIGGGPSASQYNYAAVDPRAQSSQVSQSYFSNKGEILVHRPAPIVVKRPPTKVLVNHPPLVVRPAPVVLHKPPPVILRKVFIKQQPRPVKVEPVYVNVVKPPAEKYYVNEKASQGPAGVGYNQLQNGPAYYSGPAQYGAGPAQFVTGPGQYAAGPAQFAAGPGQFVAGPAQFAAGPGQFIAGPGQFAAGPGQYLAGPAQFVTGPGQYSFQNQQGQSQAQAQAQADAQAQSQNQQQFDLQSDTTNFQYGPQVQPPCGCNN, from the exons ATGAATACGTTTAGTTTACTGTTTCAAGTCGTGATTGCAATTGTG GCGGTCAATTGCCAGCAACAATTTGTGCAACAATTTCCAACACCTTGCTCTGGAAATGTTGTTGGTCAATTCGACCAACAATTGTTGGACTCACAATCCGGTGCAGCTGCTTCAGCTAGTGCAAGTTCAGACTCCAGCAGTCAGAACTCATTGTTTAGCAACAATGGTCAATTAGTTACTGGACCAGGTGCTGTTTCTGGACCAATTGTTGGAGGTATTGGTGGTCCAATCGGTGGTCCACTTGCTGGATCAATTGGTGGACCTCTGTCTGGACCACTTACTGGACCAATCGGTGGTGGCCCATCAGCTAGTCAATACAATTATGCTGCTGTAGACCCTAGAGCTCAAAGTTCTCAAGTTTCTCAATCATACTTCTCGAACAAGGGTGAAATTCTTGTTCATCGACCAGCTCCAATTGTTGTAAAACGTCCACCAACCAAGGTTCTAGTCAACCACCCTCCTCTAGTTGTTCGACCAGCTCCAGTTGTTTTGCATAAGCCCCCACCAGTGATTTTGCGCAAGGTATTCATCAAGCAACAACCTCGCCCAGTTAAGGTTGAGCCAGTCTACGTCAATGTCGTGAAACCACCAGCAGAGAAATATTACGTTAACGAGAAGGCATCCCAAGGACCTGCTGGTGTTGGTTATAATCAGTTACAAAATGGACCAGCATACTACTCAGGACCAGCTCAATACGGAGCCGGACCAGCTCAGTTCGTTACCGGTCCAGGCCAATATGCTGCTGGACCAGCTCAGTTCGCCGCAGGACCAGGTCAATTCGTAGCCGGCCCAGCTCAATTCGCCGCCGGACCAGGTCAATTCATTGCTGGACCAGGTCAATTCGCAGCTGGACCCGGTCAATACTTAGCCGGCCCAGCCCAATTCGTAACTGGACCAGGTCAATATTCCTTCCAAAACCAACAGGGTCAATCTCAAGCCCAAGCACAGGCACAAGCTGACGCACAAGCTCAATCACAAAACCAACAACAATTTGATTTGCAATCCGACACAACAAACTTCCAATATGGTCCCCAAGTCCAACCTCCATGTGGTTGTAATAACTAA
- the LOC129909574 gene encoding uncharacterized protein LOC129909574, giving the protein MGHFLEKCIFLLILMKIGQLQSAPLLSGCSCGKAALPLPVTFPVAPPALEVPCATHGYKIEIPAPPVLKAATLSYAMDVVVEAPVPAAPAVVCNPNLVTTAVLNKAALLSPDCDPPAAALLPAPAPAPPAIGAPCGLAALPTAPALALAAPAPAPLLAAPAPALPLALNPALLALNPALLALLQPSLAALPAALPDDFSGVAPLQAPAPPKVTYEIISSGRPAIPLGPLPGAYSLDLSPPAPPCACAAALKPSCRYVSKDTKSNSIDRGRSKREVCSKNQQLMEELKNYLKSLTTTRVTRKAKKSKLVKRDIKGEYDLLQREQSEMDLTIPEIIQYMPETMMPNFKRGKCNIGCKNCIHNDSKGHFKKIQSHQQQTDSINKNAYNIDQQSTEQQQQSKQQVLNENTTELPIQQFDVSPQRQRSAASAAGEHYFYDKRSVNPFQSPNPSYSGLLPPPYMSSTMELTKLAQNPVNPVWFEPQPLIDPNTEYVYDRLGHKYKVKNGSFQLVKPELNDDGNDRVEVEVNSSSAHVASVENTEDTTDADKIFESSALNSQEQHEEAKKLYDSAIQQQDFTDANASPEPKMIQVPSPTVGAPARHRDPSYDPHMDKVIRDIVYQHPDFIEATQHAPGSLTLPEEVTRDETMQFLDKLIRGRFSKWFGSPSEQVSMPNLDDLNRFSRETGTTVKFIPIVTVDRDRLDMYRQSQIKAEETTQTQ; this is encoded by the exons ATGGGGcactttttggaaaaatgtatttttctattaattttgatgaag attggcCAACTACAAAGCGCACCCTTATTAAGTGGATGTTCGTGTGGTAAAGCCGCTCTCCCTCTACCAGTTACATTCCCAGTTGCACCACCAGCTTTAGAAGTGCCTTGTGCCACTCATGGATATAAAATTGAAATCCCAGCACCACCAGTTTTGAAGGCTGCAACACTTTCATATGCAATGGATGTTGTTGTAGAAGCACCAGTTCCAGCTGCTCCAGCAGTAGTCTGCAACCCAAACCTGGTTACCACGGCTGTCTTAAACAAAGCTGCTTTGTTGAGTCCTG ATTGTGATCCACCGGCGGCTGCTTTATTGCCTGCGCCAGCACCAGCACCACCAGCTATCGGTGCACCATGTGGATTAGCAGCATTGCCAACAGCACCAGCGCTAGCTTTGGCAGCACCTGCACCAGCACCACTTTTGGCAGCACCTGCACCAGCACTCCCACTCGCTCTTAATCCAGCACTTCTAGCTCTAAATCCAGCTCTTCTGGCACTTCTTCAACCTTCCCTAGCTGCTCTTCCAGCCGCATTAC CGGACGATTTTAGCGGAGTTGCACCACTTCAAGCTCCTGCTCCACCAAAAGTGACCTATGAAATTATTTCCTCTGGACGACCAGCAATACCTTTAGGCCCACTTCCAGGTGCCTATTCCCTTGACCTATCCCCTCCCGCTCCCCCTTGTGCATGCGCAGCCGCCCTCAAGCCATCATGTAGGTACGTATCAAAAGACACTAAGTCAAACAGTATAGATCGTGGGCGTTCAAAACGCGAGGTCTGTTCAAAGAACCAACAATTAATGGAAGAACTAAAAAACTATCTCAAATCTCTAACAACCACAAGAGTCACACGAAAggctaaaaaatcaaaactcgtCAAACGTGATATCAAAGGTGAATATGATCTTCTGCAAAGGGAACAATCCGAAATGGATTTGACTATTCCAGAAATTATCCAATACATGCCTGAAACAATGATGCCAAATTTTAAGCGTGGTAAATGCAACATTGGCTGCAAGAATTGCATTCATAATGACTCAAAggggcattttaaaaaaattcaatcccaCCAGCAGCAAACCGATTCGATCAATAAAAATGCTTATAACATTGACCAACAATCAacagaacaacaacaacaatcgaAGCAACAAGTATTGAATGAGAACACAACCGAATTGCCAATTCAGCAATTTGATGTTAGCCCACAACGCCAACGATCCGCTGCTAGCGCTGCTGGGGaacattatttttatgataaacGTAGTGTGAATCCATTTCAAAGCCCAAATCCAAGTTACTCTGGGTTATTGCCTCCGCCCTACATGTCCAGTACGATGGAATTGACGAAGCTTGCACAAAATCCAGTTAACCCCGTTTGGTTTGAGCCACAACCATTGATCGACCCAAATACTGAATATGTGTACGATAGACTGGGTCATAAGTACAAAGTGAAGAATGGCAGTTTTCAGCTTGTGAAACCAGAGCTGAATGACGACGGTAACGATAGAGTCGAAGTCGAAGTAAATAGTTCATCAGCTCATGTTGCTTCTGTTGAAAATACAGAAGATACAACTGACGCAGATAAGATATTTGAATCATCTGCTTTGAATTCGCAAGAACAACATGAAGAAGCAAAGAAATTGTATGATTCAGCAATTCAGCAACAAGATTTTACCGATGCTAATGCTTCACCAGAACCAAAAATGATTCAGGTACCATCACCTACAGTTGGTGCACCAGCTCGTCATCGTGATCCATCTTATGATCCACACATGGATAAGGTCATTCGTGATATTGTTTATCAACATCCAGATTTTATCGAAGCAACTCAGCATGCTCCAGGTTCGCTGACATTGCCCGAAGAAGTAACACGTGACGAGACAATGCAATTTTTAGACAAATTGATTCGAGGTCGTTTTAGTAAATGGTTTGGTTCGCCCAGTGAGCAGGTTTCAATGCCTAATTTAGATGATTTAAATCGGTTTTCTCGTGAAACTGGTACAACAGTCAAGTTTATTCCGATTGTGACAGTTGATAGAGATCGTTTGGATATGTATCGACAGTCGCAAATAAAGGCGGAAGAAACTACACAGACTCAATAG